One window of the Rissa tridactyla isolate bRisTri1 chromosome 9, bRisTri1.patW.cur.20221130, whole genome shotgun sequence genome contains the following:
- the TIPIN gene encoding TIMELESS-interacting protein: MIDPLENNLFDLPDYENTEDETFPPLPPPASPGGDDVEWAQANGEPDGDQQSQTKDSAVAPRKAVKRPMPKLDAQRLISERGLPALRHMFDNVKFKGKGHEAEDLKTLIRHMEHWAHRLFPKLQFEDFIDRVESLGNKKEVQTCLKRIRLDLPILHEDFVSNEDGGGASNGLDTATEDVRSCSGNAEELNSLSGTTLTEEQQQRIKKNRQLALERRQAKMQCNSQSQHNELSAHYMEDEFNTPVAQDPTDLIEDTQVTTTKVAVPEAGDTELECASEKQ, from the exons ATGATAGATCCTCTAGAGAACAACTTGTTTGATCTTCCTGATTATGAGAACACAGAAGATGAAACGTTCCCACctcttccacctcctgcctctccggGAGGAGACGATGTTGAATGGGCTCAAGCTAATGGAG AACCAGATGGAGACCAACAGTCACAAACAAAGGATTCTGCTGTAGCTCCACGGAAAGCAGTTAAAAGACCAATGCCTAAACTGGATGCCCAGAG GTTAATTTCAGAAAGAGGACTTCCAGCCCTGAGACACATGTTTGACAACGTAAAGTTCAAGGGTAAGGGGCATGAG GCAGAGGACCTGAAGACACTTATACGACACATGGAACACTGGGCTCATAGATTATTTCCCAAATTACAATTTGAGGATTTTATTGACAGAGTAGAGTCTTTGGGGAACAAAAAGGAAGTTCAG ACCTGCCTAAAACGGATTAGACTTGATCTTCCTATTTTACATGAAGACTTTGTGAGTAATGAAG ATGGTGGAGGAGCAAGCAATGGGCTGGATACAGCCACTGAAGATGTACGTTCCTGCTCTGGCAATGCAGAAGAACTCAATTCTCTGTCTGGCACAACTCTCACGGAAGAGCAACAACAGCGAATCAAGAAGAACAGGCAGCTGGCCTTGGAACGTAGGCAAGCAAAGATGCAGTGCAACAGCCAGTCGCAACACAATG agcTCTCTGCTCATTACATGGAAGACGAGTTTAATACCCCAGTTGCTCAGGATCCCACTGACCTTATCGAAGACACTCAAGTTACTACAACCAAGGTTGCTGTTCCAGAAGCTGGAGATACAGAATTGGAATGTGCCAGTGAAAAGCAGTAA